In a genomic window of Salvelinus fontinalis isolate EN_2023a chromosome 7, ASM2944872v1, whole genome shotgun sequence:
- the LOC129858824 gene encoding eotaxin-like — translation MSVFQSRTLSLALLITMCVYLTSVSANYRRPTKVTTSCCTSVSDSHIKFRLQGYHIQNAMPPCVDAIVFYTGKGGKICSDPKAPWVNKKKQYLNVMKKQRRQV, via the exons atgTCCGTGTTCCAATCCAGGACCCTCTCTCTGGCCCTACTGATCACCATGTGTGTGTACCTCACCTCTGTGTCTGCTAACT ATCGTCGGCCAACTAAGGTAACCACAAGTTGCTGCACAAGTGTGTCTGACTCTCACATCAAATTTAGACTGCAAGGATACCACATCCAAAATGCCATGCCACCCTGTGTTGATGCCATCGT CTTCTACACAGGGAAAGGAGGGAAGATCTGCTCTGATCCCAAAGCACCCTGGGTCAACAAGAAAAAGCAAT attTGAATGTGATGAAAAAGCAAAGAAGACAAGTTTGA